In the Ensifer adhaerens genome, one interval contains:
- a CDS encoding amino acid ABC transporter ATP-binding protein, whose translation MTATVAPLVNVKSLHKSYGPHIQVLKGLDIEMKPGERVVVIGPSGGGKSTLLRVMMGLEKIDSGSITFGGKPYISSKGTDAKTTIDPEVRRSIGMVFQHYTLFPHLSVIQNLILAPCKVRGEKKATALQRAQALLERFGLGAKANAYPAQLSGGQKQRVAIARALMLDPKLMLFDEVTSALDPELVAEVEQVILQLAAQNMPMMIVTHDMWFAKNIASRVIFCAGGVVVEDGPPEQVLGAPREERTREFIDRVFHIKQ comes from the coding sequence ATGACTGCCACAGTCGCTCCGCTCGTCAACGTCAAGTCACTGCACAAGAGCTATGGCCCGCACATCCAGGTGCTGAAGGGCCTCGACATCGAAATGAAGCCCGGAGAGCGCGTCGTCGTCATAGGCCCGAGCGGCGGCGGCAAGAGCACGCTGCTGCGCGTCATGATGGGGCTGGAAAAGATCGACAGCGGTTCGATCACCTTCGGCGGCAAGCCCTATATTTCCTCCAAGGGGACGGACGCGAAAACGACGATCGATCCCGAGGTTCGGCGCTCGATCGGCATGGTGTTCCAGCACTACACGCTCTTTCCCCATCTCAGCGTCATCCAGAACCTGATCCTGGCACCGTGCAAGGTGAGGGGCGAGAAGAAGGCAACAGCCCTGCAAAGGGCGCAAGCACTGCTCGAACGCTTCGGCCTCGGCGCGAAGGCGAACGCCTATCCGGCGCAGCTTTCCGGTGGGCAGAAACAGCGCGTCGCCATCGCCCGAGCCCTGATGCTCGACCCCAAGCTCATGCTGTTCGACGAAGTCACGTCGGCGCTCGATCCGGAACTGGTTGCGGAAGTCGAGCAGGTCATCCTGCAGCTTGCCGCCCAGAACATGCCGATGATGATCGTCACCCACGACATGTGGTTTGCGAAGAACATCGCATCGCGCGTCATCTTCTGTGCCGGCGGCGTGGTGGTCGAGGACGGGCCGCCCGAACAGGTGCTCGGTGCGCCCCGGGAGGAAAGAACCCGGGAATTCATCGACCGCGTCTTCCACATCAAGCAATAG
- a CDS encoding GntR family transcriptional regulator, whose product MSEEVETKRAKGTGWKSVYETLRTEILALTLAPGQLLDENSLAERFDMSRSPVREALIRLAGEELVVTLSNRSTIVAPIEVATFPKYVEALDIAQRMNTRLAAQLRTDADLKAISKRQKEFEAAVKGANHLQMSEANKQFHMAIAAAGKNAYLASFYERLLNQGQRMLHLHFEYLERTHEGYLLTDEHNQMLEAIRMRDADLADELAHAHTRQFQDNFMNFMRENYTTDVSLAPRKAAE is encoded by the coding sequence GTGTCTGAAGAAGTGGAAACCAAGCGAGCCAAAGGGACCGGCTGGAAAAGCGTCTACGAGACGCTCAGAACAGAGATCCTGGCGCTGACGCTTGCCCCCGGTCAGCTGCTTGACGAGAACAGCCTGGCGGAACGGTTCGACATGTCCCGCTCTCCGGTTCGCGAGGCGCTGATCCGGCTGGCCGGCGAGGAGCTGGTCGTGACGCTCTCCAACCGCAGCACCATCGTTGCGCCGATCGAAGTGGCGACCTTCCCGAAATATGTCGAAGCCCTCGACATTGCCCAGAGGATGAACACCCGCCTTGCCGCGCAATTGCGGACGGACGCCGATCTGAAAGCAATTTCCAAGCGGCAGAAGGAGTTCGAAGCGGCCGTGAAGGGCGCAAACCATCTGCAGATGTCGGAGGCGAACAAGCAGTTCCATATGGCAATCGCCGCAGCGGGAAAGAACGCCTATCTCGCATCCTTCTACGAACGCCTTCTCAATCAGGGACAAAGAATGCTGCACCTGCATTTCGAGTATCTGGAGCGCACCCATGAAGGTTATTTGCTCACCGACGAACACAATCAGATGCTGGAGGCGATCCGCATGCGCGACGCCGATCTCGCAGACGAGCTTGCTCACGCCCATACACGGCAGTTTCAGGACAACTTCATGAACTTCATGCGCGAGAACTACACCACAGATGTGTCGCTCGCGCCGCGCAA
- a CDS encoding amino acid ABC transporter permease — protein sequence MNYTFDFQSVLLAPLIEGLLVTVQLTVAANIIGIVLGFPLALLLMSRVAPIRLPAMLFVEFFRCTPAIVQIVWFFYCVPMLFNVFLGSMTMGVMALGLNLMAFNAEAYRAAIQAVPREQLDACIALGLNPLQRILYIVLPDALRASVPVLLTNGIVIFQQSALVAIVAVQDLMYQAKTLSTETYRPIETFTIAALIYFAVSFPVTQIVGHLERRRQAITS from the coding sequence GTGAACTACACGTTCGATTTCCAGTCGGTCTTGCTCGCTCCACTGATCGAGGGCTTGCTCGTCACGGTTCAATTGACCGTTGCCGCCAACATCATCGGCATCGTCCTGGGTTTCCCACTGGCCCTTCTGCTGATGAGCCGCGTTGCGCCGATCCGGCTGCCTGCGATGCTTTTCGTCGAGTTTTTCCGATGCACGCCGGCCATCGTCCAGATCGTCTGGTTCTTCTACTGCGTGCCGATGCTCTTCAACGTCTTCCTGGGGTCGATGACGATGGGCGTCATGGCGCTAGGTCTCAACCTGATGGCATTCAATGCCGAGGCCTATCGCGCCGCCATCCAGGCGGTGCCGCGCGAGCAGCTCGATGCCTGCATCGCGCTTGGGCTGAACCCGCTGCAGCGCATTCTTTACATCGTGCTGCCTGATGCGCTGCGCGCCTCCGTCCCTGTTCTTCTAACCAACGGCATCGTTATCTTCCAGCAAAGCGCGCTGGTCGCGATCGTCGCGGTACAGGACCTGATGTACCAGGCAAAGACGCTTTCGACCGAGACCTATCGGCCAATCGAGACCTTCACCATCGCAGCACTCATCTATTTCGCGGTTTCCTTTCCCGTCACCCAGATCGTCGGCCATCTCGAACGCCGGCGTCAGGCGATCACGAGCTAG
- a CDS encoding amino acid ABC transporter permease: MSLDFSVLERFQAALALGLWTTIKLTLICVVLGCSLGFLVGLARASSNLLLRAVAGIYVEFFRGTPVLIQLFWIFFCLPLILGVELSNLASGVIALTLYMGAITSETFRASLKSVGREQLDACVALGLPKRVQITNVVLPQAVLRAVPTLLSNCVSLFKESALVSAVGMADLMFVGQNISNNTARPVEVLTIVALIYFAIAFPLTRAVTLVEGRILKKLAI, translated from the coding sequence ATGTCGCTCGATTTCTCCGTCCTGGAACGCTTCCAGGCAGCTCTGGCGCTCGGCCTCTGGACCACCATCAAGCTCACGCTCATCTGCGTTGTGCTCGGTTGTTCGCTGGGCTTCCTCGTCGGTCTCGCCCGCGCCTCCTCGAATTTACTGCTACGGGCAGTGGCGGGCATCTATGTCGAGTTCTTCCGTGGTACGCCGGTGCTGATCCAGCTCTTCTGGATCTTCTTCTGCCTGCCATTGATCCTCGGCGTCGAGCTTTCCAATCTTGCTTCCGGCGTCATCGCCCTGACCCTCTATATGGGCGCGATCACCAGCGAGACGTTCCGGGCTTCGCTCAAATCCGTGGGGCGCGAGCAGCTTGATGCCTGCGTTGCGCTTGGCTTGCCCAAGCGCGTGCAGATCACAAATGTCGTGTTGCCGCAGGCGGTGTTGCGCGCGGTGCCGACGCTGCTGTCGAATTGCGTCAGTCTCTTCAAGGAGAGCGCATTGGTTTCGGCCGTCGGCATGGCCGACCTGATGTTCGTCGGCCAGAACATTTCCAACAACACGGCGCGGCCCGTCGAGGTGCTGACGATCGTCGCGCTCATCTACTTCGCCATCGCCTTTCCG
- a CDS encoding substrate-binding periplasmic protein, producing the protein MLSTLFAPALRALPALALMTGISVTSAHAQSAESGYWQGVQKAGVLRCGAAVAPPYVMRDPASGEYSGFFADLCREFAEALKVKPEFVDTTWDNIVAGLQAGKWDVSLALNRTAARAMAVQFSVPAMEYQISLAYNKDNPKVPTGAASVADIDKADVTLAVMSGTAQDKAISGAVKNATILRLPGNDETRLAVVSRRADILVDASDTNQLFTQSNPDWAVALNPKPALAKQGVAFGLPHQLSAADVEVVNIFLEEKVATGHIDGLIRKAVDDVLKSTK; encoded by the coding sequence ATGCTTTCGACGTTGTTTGCGCCCGCGCTGCGGGCATTGCCTGCGCTTGCCCTGATGACCGGCATTTCAGTGACATCCGCACACGCTCAATCTGCCGAAAGCGGCTATTGGCAGGGCGTTCAGAAGGCGGGTGTCCTGCGCTGCGGCGCAGCCGTTGCTCCGCCCTACGTGATGCGCGATCCGGCGAGCGGAGAATATTCCGGTTTCTTCGCCGACCTTTGCCGCGAGTTCGCTGAAGCGCTGAAGGTCAAGCCGGAATTCGTCGATACGACTTGGGACAACATCGTCGCCGGTCTTCAGGCTGGCAAATGGGACGTGTCGCTCGCGCTCAACCGCACGGCCGCTCGCGCCATGGCTGTCCAGTTCTCGGTGCCGGCGATGGAGTACCAGATCTCGCTCGCCTACAACAAAGACAATCCGAAGGTTCCGACTGGGGCAGCGTCCGTCGCCGACATCGACAAGGCGGACGTGACGCTCGCCGTTATGTCCGGTACCGCCCAGGACAAGGCGATCTCTGGGGCCGTGAAGAACGCAACCATTCTCCGATTGCCCGGCAATGACGAAACGCGCCTCGCAGTCGTATCGCGGCGCGCCGACATCCTCGTCGATGCCTCGGACACGAACCAGCTCTTCACCCAGTCCAACCCCGACTGGGCCGTTGCCCTCAACCCGAAACCGGCGCTTGCCAAGCAGGGCGTAGCTTTTGGTCTGCCACATCAACTTTCGGCAGCCGACGTAGAGGTCGTCAACATCTTCCTCGAAGAAAAGGTCGCGACCGGTCACATCGACGGACTGATCCGCAAGGCCGTCGACGACGTCCTGAAATCGACGAAGTGA